Genomic DNA from Modestobacter versicolor:
TGCGGCTGGACGGCAACAACGTGGAGGAGGGCCGGCGGATCCTCGCCGAGGCCGCCCACCCCCTGGTGACCGTGGTGGACACCATGGACGGCGCCGCCCGCCGCGCCGCCGAGCTCGCCGCCGCCTGAAGCCCTAGCGAAACGGACCTGTAGAGATGTCGATCTTCCTCACCGAGAACAGCAAGGTCATCGTCCAGGGCATGACCGGTTCCGAGGGGCGCAAGCACACGCAGCGCATGCTCGCCTCGGGCACCGCCGTCGTCGGTGGCGTGAACCCCAGCAAGGCCGGCCAGAGCGTGGACTTCGACGGCGCGTCCGTCCCGGTCTTCGGCTCCGTCGCCGACGCGATGAAGGAGACCGGGGCCGACGTCAGCGTCGTCTTCGTGCCGCCGAAGTTCGCCAAGGACGCCGTGCTGGAGGCCATCGACGCCCAGATCGGGATGGCCGTGGTCATCACCGAGGGCATCCCGGTGCACGACTCGACCTACTTCTGGGCGCACGCCCAGGGCGGCTCGACCCGGATCATCGGCCCGAACTGCCCCGGGCTGATCAGCCCCGGGCGGTCCAACGCCGGCATCATCCCGGCCAACATCACCCAGGCCGGCAAGATCGGGCTGGTCAGCAAGTCCGGCACGCTGACCTACCAGATGATGTACGAGCTGCGGGACATCGGCTTCTCCACCGCGGTCGGCATCGGTGGCGACCCGGTCATCGGGACGACGCACATCGACTGCCTCCAGGCCTTCCAGGAGGACCCGGAGACCGAGGCCATCGTGATGATCGGCGAGATCGGTGGCGACGCCGAGGAGCGGGCCGCGGACTTCATCAAGGCCAACGTGACCAAGCCGGTCGTCGGCTACGTCGCCGGCTTCACCGCCCCGGAGGGCAAGACCATGGGCCACGCCGGCGCCATCGTGTCCGGCTCCGCCGGCACCGCGGCCGCCAAGCAGGAGGCCCTCGAGGCCGCCGGCGTCAAGGTCGGCAAGACCCCGTCGGAGGCCGCGCGCCTCATGCGGGAGATCGTCGGCGCCTGACGCCCCGGCGAGCATCGCAGGGAGCGCCAGCGACCGAGGAGCGGAACCGGGGCGGAAGGCGCCGGATCCGACTCGGCGCCTGACGCCCCGCGCGCACCACACGACCGCTGCCCGGTCCCTCCGCGTGAGGGGCCGGGCAGCGTCGTCCGGGGGCTGCCGGGGTGGTTCGCTTGCGGCCGTCGGGGCGGGGCCGGGACCATGCTCGCGCAGGTCGAGGACGAGGAGAGCGACACGATGACAGCCAGTGGTCCGGGCGAGCACGAGCGCGGCCCCGAGGTCGGAGGCCCCGCCGCGGCTCGGCCGGAGCCTCCTCACGGACCGGCGCAGCAGCAGCCGTACGGCCAGCAGCCCGGCTGGGGGCAGCAGCCCGGGTACGGCCAGCAGCCGGGCTACGGCCAGCAGCCCTACGGCCAGCAGCAGGGGTACGGCCAGTCCTACGGGCAGCAGCCCGGCTACGGCCAGCCCCACGGGCAGCAGCCCGGGTACGGGCAGCCGTCCTACGGTCAGCAGGCCGGCTACGGCCAGCCCGGCGGGTACGGACCCGGCCCGGTGTACGGCAGCCAGCCCGCCTACGGTCCGCCGCGGACGCCGATCAGCTTCGACCTC
This window encodes:
- the sucD gene encoding succinate--CoA ligase subunit alpha, coding for MSIFLTENSKVIVQGMTGSEGRKHTQRMLASGTAVVGGVNPSKAGQSVDFDGASVPVFGSVADAMKETGADVSVVFVPPKFAKDAVLEAIDAQIGMAVVITEGIPVHDSTYFWAHAQGGSTRIIGPNCPGLISPGRSNAGIIPANITQAGKIGLVSKSGTLTYQMMYELRDIGFSTAVGIGGDPVIGTTHIDCLQAFQEDPETEAIVMIGEIGGDAEERAADFIKANVTKPVVGYVAGFTAPEGKTMGHAGAIVSGSAGTAAAKQEALEAAGVKVGKTPSEAARLMREIVGA